The genomic region CGAAGCATATATTGCAGGTGTTTTGTGATTCACCCTTTCAGGCCCGGACAAATTTGTTGCCTGAACTGTGGGACTATCTATTTTTTCCACATCTTTCACATCTGAAGGCTTGGTACAATCAGGAAGCTGATTCTCTATCAGATGCAGTAAACAGCGAAAGGAAACTGAAACTTCTTGAGAAAGTGTATATTGATATTTTGGATTCCAGCACTTATCAGTTAGCTGTATATTACAAGGATTGGCTCACAGAGGGGGTTGAAGCTCCTTCTTTTCCTTCCATCCACATTCCATCTGTATCAGCAGGAAAATTTCAGCAGGACGATTCACTTGCTCATTCTCCGCAGCTAGCTAGTCCAGCTGGTCCTTTCTCACCTCAGCCAATGGTCAGTAAAAAGTTTTATGATGCTGTATTTGGCCGATCCATTAAACCTGGACTTGAGGAAGCTGAAGATAATGTGGAGCCACATAACTGTGAAACTTGTAGGAGAAGCTCTGATGGTGATACTGTTGACGTTAAACAAACATTAACATGCTCTTCTGAGGCAATTAAACATCCATATCAAGATAATGGTGAAGCTTCCTCCAAAAGTCCACAGGATGATGCATCGTTTTCCTTGCTTGCACAGGATGATGCATCGTTTCTTGTAAGTAACTTATAACTTGCATACGTCCTCATTTTGTTGCATATTCGTGAGCAGGGCTTAAGAGGAAGCCATGGCCCTTCTCCTTGCATTCTCAAGATGTTTGTTTAAAGTTGAATGTTTCTCTTTTAACGAAGGCCCATTAGTACGTAGTCATGCTTCGCTCCCAAATACACATTTTTACTGTTCATAACTACCCCTAACTACATTAATATTATGTTGCCTGTAGTATTTGCTATCTTTGCATCATGGGTTTAGCAGCATGTCAGAACAGCAAAGATAATAGAAACTGAAATGGCAGACACTTGTTTTACCAGAccttgaaaaaaaagaaggttccagaagaagaaaatgctgTAATCTTCCTATTTCTAAAGAGTATGAGCAAACTTCTAATAGCTTGTTTGtgtcaaaaagaagaaagttaaCGATGAAAGCACCTATTGTCCATTTTCCTGAAGACTGTTAGTTCTGGCTTTCTCCATGCAATACATACATCATTAATAGTTTGCATCATGCCATTTACTTCTATTGCTGCTTTATTCATCACAAATTGCTTTGTTTTCTAGTTGCGTCGCACAAGTAGAATTAtaagttaaatttttactGCCATTGAGTGTAAGTATGTCAGAATCTGCTAGTGCATTGTATTATTACCACTGTAGCTTTAGATTTTCTTGATAGGAAATGAGTTGCACCTGCCATTAATCGACATACAATGTTCTAGCACTGGAAACAAGGACAATATCACATTATGATActcttttatattaatttcaaTACTTTGCATCTTGTCCAAGTTGATTGCTGTTTTGATCGTTTAAGCTAAGCTTCAACACTTTTATGTAGCTTGGCCTTATACGTACagctattttcttttatcttttttctaataatgaaagtttttaaaaaatctacaGAGCATCTAATATGGTTTCTATAGCAGTTACACTCCAAGATGATCTCTGGAGATGTGCAATATAGGCAATTAGACATAAAAGTTTATTCTGCATGCAGGCTTATGTAACTGCTTGAGGCTTTCCTTCTCAATTAGAGGCATATCATCAGAAAATAACTCTTATTTGCGCCATTTTTGTCTAACTATCATCTCAGAGAAATGCTTTTAACCAACCATTTTGAGGATCTAATTCTGCTGCAGGAAGATGGCACCTCCTCAACAGCTGAAAAAGATTGGAGACTGCCAGGTCTGAGTATGCAGAAGGAAAAAGATATCCATTGTACCAATAACCGCTCTAAAGCTGATAATATATGGCAAACAACCGCACAAGATTTTGATGTGCTACATGCACCAGTTCTTTTAATTGCCAATGAACTCATGCTCAAGAGGCTAGCGAAATCTGCATTTGAGCCACAACAAACTGAGTGCAAAGTTGATGTTACTCTCAAAGGTCTTCCAAATCCTAGTGAGGAGCTGATCCACAATACtcttgaaaatgtataaattcatcaaaatattctttaaaCAGTCCTGTTTCCTTTTATGTACACTATGTTTATTTACTAATaagttctttttattttattttttctggaGCAGCCAACTAAAGTGAGGTCTTCTTTTGAAGGTAAGTTGAAGGGATAATGTTATGGATGCTTGTGTTTTATATTCGAGATTTTGAATTGATTGCTCATATTGATCTTGTCCCAGTGCAGAGTTGCATGAAAGTTCCAGATTTTTTGATGAAGAATCCTTACTCTCAAGCATACCCCAGGACTTTATTTGCCCTCTGACTGGAAAGTTGTTTGAGGACCCAGTAACCCTTGAGACAGGTCAAACCTTTGAGAGAGTGGCCATCAAGGAATGGTTTAATCAGGGAAACAGGACTTGTCCAGTAACAGGAAAAACGTTGGAATGTCTGTCTGTGCCGCTTACAAACTTTATTTTGAAACGTGTTATTGATAGTTGGAAATCGGAGAACTGTAGGCATACCTTGGCATTGGCCTTTCTAATAGTTGGGAATTCAAGGGAACCTGGGTCACCAAGTAGGGGTGAAAGAACTACATTCATATTACAGCAACTTCTTACCACTTTAGGCACAGAAGAAAGAATTATGAATACCAAACACCTTATTTCTCTTGGAGGCTTGCCATTTCTGATTCAAAGGTTTGAATCAGGAAATTTGGAAGAGAAAACACGTGTTGCAGCACTTCTTTCTTGTTGCATTGAAGCGGATTCAAGTTGCAGATATCACATAGCAAGAGATATTAACAAACAATGTCTGGTTGAGCTGATTTGCAGCAAGCAGGATAAGTCAAGAGGAAATGCAGTGTTGTTACTGACAGAACTGATATGCTTGAGCAGGTTAAGATTTAATCTTTCTATTAGAATTTCTACAgtggtttttctttgcttctttGGCATTCTGTGCAGCACATAGTGTAGATGGAAAAAAATGCCGAGTGGAACTGCCCTATTTGACTCTGAGTACTTCTAACTCTCTTCtctttgtgtgtgtgtgtgtgaaggaCGGGGGAGCATGTATGTCCTATGCCTAGTGGGGTAGGGGAGAGGTAGGAGGAGTTAAGTAAATGATCACATGGAGTATATATAGTATGTACCTTGATATCCCTGTAATACTCCATATCTAAACTTGAGAAACTTATTAGATTTTAGACTTTGTTTACGTTTAGATCCACAACCTCGTGTTCGTATGCTTCTAATTTGTATAGTGGGATACTGGACACATGATGCTGTTAGGATACCTAGGTCTCGGGTTTGTAGTGCTTTGTAGATTCCTgttccattttcttatttgGTACTCAAACCatgttataattttcttttcgcTTTATTGTGACGATGATTATGGATGACTGGTCGAATATTAGTCCAAAAAGACCCTGCTGTTTATCTTGTCCTTACCACCTGCAGTTGTGTTTGTAGCAACGTGTTTctgaaaaaataattgaaaataaaaatgatgaaatccATGGATATATCCTCTAGATATCGTGTGGGATAAGTCAAGAGAGATTGTTTCAATAAAGTATTCCCCTATTGTGGAAGTGGCGTTAAAGCAAAAAAAACAATAgcatataaatttaattaagaaaagcTTGAGGTAGTTATGAGCGAGACTAATTCATTTGATATCTGTTTTCATGTTTTGTCTTCATCATAACAGGAGGAAAGATGTCCCACTACTTTTAAGTGAGTTGAAGAATGAAGAGATCGTGAACACTATGCATGCTCTTCATGTCTATCTCCAAAGTTCTCCTCCTGTACAAAGACCCTTGGTTGCTACACTTTTATTGAACATAGATCATCTGGTAAGCTCTCCATTAGATTTACTAGTCGTATTCTGAATGTCTATTCTGCTTCTCGTTTCCCTATTCTGATGTTGTGTTTTTCTGATAAATTCTGATTGTTTActctttttctcaatttcttaTTCTGATGTTATTTCTTAATATTGGACCAAAGTCTTTGCCAAGACTGAGATGAACACGTGCTGCAGGTAGAACCTCGAAAATACAGCTTATACAGACAGGAGGCCCTTGATGTCATTACAGAAGCACTAGATAACAGCTTAATTGATGAAGAGGTTCGAGAAAAATGTTGCAGAGCACTACTTATCTTGGGAGGACGTTTTTCATTGTCTGGGAAGTTATTGACAGAGGGTTGGATTCTAAAGCTAGCAGGGTTCAATGATGGttgtgaagtgaactctattGACAAAGAAGAGGACTTAGATGTTGATGACACTATTCTATTGGTAAGTTTCATCTCTACGATCCATTCACCATTGCCTCTCCTTTCTTCCACGACAATCATATAGGAGTGGTATTGTTGTCCAagaattatttaatttctctACTCATAGTTCATTGTTATTGAGGTTTGTAGAGAGCTTATTGTGATAAGAAGAGGTAAtattgcatatatatatatatatatatatataaaagggaTGGTTGGAAGCTACAGAGAGAAAGATTGAAACAATTGTTCAAATAATGAGTGTTGTGGTAGATGGTGATGGATAAAGGGAACGCAATCTGTAAGCGATAGAGTTGAGAATAGGGCAGAGAAGGGCTAAGCACgatgaaatttgaaagaatATTTAGAGAAAGAGCTAATAGTGAAAGACTGGAAGTGTATATCTCTTCCCaaaatgaattttcaaaactttatACATTGAATAAGAAGAAACAGTTACTCAAGAACAAAGTCTAATGTATATAATGAGTACCATTATGGTTATTGAGGTAAATGGGCTTTCTAAGAGATGATCCTAGTGTAATAAGACTTGTTTTTTCAGTAGAAGCTAAGAAGGAACATGTAAGAGAGAATAGGTTAAAGGAAACAAGAGGGAAGAAAAAGGTTAATAGAGAGACCTCTTAATTATTTCCATATCTGAATTACCAAGTTAAACTCTTTATAACATCTAAAAGTGAaactaatttgttttttttgaaaggtgtAATATAAATTTGTGAATCTTGCCCTTTGTTCTGGATTACTTTTACTGGTGTCCAATAAGAGTTGTTTTGAGTAAAAAGTTAAGAAGGAACAGATAAGAGAGAAAAGGTTAAAGGAAACAAgtaaaagggaagaaaaaggtTAAACAGAcctcttaattatttttatatctgATTCACCAATCCAACCACTTTAGAATATcctaaaataaaactaatttgtGAATCTTGCCATTTGTTCCGCATTACTTTTACGAGTGTCCACCTAATACAACCGTTCTACTCGTGTCGTGTTGGTTGTTCTCGTTactttctatatatatatagtattactttgttttaaaatgactcttagagaaataataaattattagtcaaaatcaagcatcTAGATTGGAGAACCTTTTTTCAGGCTTATGTTGTGTGCAAGGCTGCAGCGGAACCAAAGGATTTATGTTGCGAAGGTAAGGCTTAGTTGAATAAAGTGAATATACATAATGCATCTAAAACTTGACAGAATGCATCGTAAAATTGTTGCCTATCATTCCTGGCAATCTAACAATGAGTTATCTTTTGATGCAGACCGATTTCAGCTTAGTTGATGGCTAGATATACTTGATTGTAGAATAatcggttttttttttccctttaacATGAAATAAGGGAAAGCGAAGAAAGAGATAGGcttcatatatatttacagttgaaaaaaataaaaatggaggaaaaattgtgattatTGCATGTGATTTTAATGCTATGATATCTTTGCTATTTTCCTGTATGGTGACATCCCTTCTTATGATCGGAATTATCATCTGAGCAAGATATATACATTAACAATTTAAGTTCTAGCAAAGACATGCGCTGCACATCTGCAAATAGTATAGAACATACGTTTAAATAGTTGGttgcttttatttaaatgaccAAATACATAATAGAATTCTGAAGTTTTAATTACCAACCAGGAAGATGAAGAATGTGCGAATGAAGATTGGTTGAGGAATTTGTCAGTATCATTAGTTGGAAGCGgggaaaaatcatttttaaaggCTATTTCTAAGTGTTTAAGCTCTGGAAACTTGGATTTGGTGACTGCTTGCCTAACTACTGTAGTGTGGTTGACCAGTGCACTTTCTTCACTAACTGATGCTGAGGTACGGCTCTCTACCTTCTGCACTCTGATCTCTCAACTGAAACAAATCCTGGAAAATGGTGCACAAGTTGAACATAAGGTTCTTGCTTCAATGTCTTTGCTGAACTTTAGTAAAATTTCAGGTTAGCAGGTTCTTCTTATTGCATTTCTTTAATTTGCATACAAAAATAGTATTGAACAATGAAGCTTAGCCCTCACTTATGTCCCAAATATTGCTCTTAAAATTTGTAATTGGGAACAATGTAATCATTTTATGTGGAGAACCAAAGACGGAGAAAACTCTACATCTGGTTGTCCCTTCATCTAGTTTGGAGGACAGGGGTATCCTAGTCCTGTTTCATTCAAGTTGGAAAGTCTTATATCTTTATAGTACAATAATTCCTTTAGGAATTTGTTCTATATCAGTATTGTTTTTTCCTTCGGATCTATCATGATCTAATTCAATCAAGGCATCCTTGCTTTTCTATGTCATTATCACATCTTCTGCTTGTTGCATGCTTTAGCAATTTCCTCTTAATCAACATGAACACTTGTTCCATTTGGAGTCTCAAAGTTTAACCATCTCTTTTACACTAGCATAGCACAGAACACGGCCATCATATCCACAATCTGCCATTATGTGGACATTGTTTATTTCGCCACTAATAGTTGACTTGGAAAGTTTTTTGGCCAACTTCAAAAGTCATTTTCCATTGCCAATAGACAGGAAAGCATAGCTTTCTAATTATGGAGGTGCACCTGagcatttgacttattagttGATGCATGATCCCCTGTTTAAAGAGTAGGATTCAAATCCTCCTTCCTCAatgattaaacaaaaaaaaaccatgaAGGCTTCTACTATGGAAAATATTAGTGGTATGCATTTGCAACATTTTAAGTATGAGTAAGCTTTAAAATGAACTTCCCCTTGTGTATTGCAGAATGCAGGGGGCTGCTAATGACAATTATAGAAGAGATTGCGATTCCTCTTAGAAGCCTTGCTGATGTAACATGGACAGCAAAGCAGCTATATGGCATAACTTGTGGGACAGACCTATAATCTGACATGAAGGGGATGCTGCTTCACaatttcacaatttttcaGGCATTTAATAATAATCTTTTCTACGTAAAGGACACTACTCGACTTCTGCAATATCAAATGACATCCCTTAAGGTGATGATTTCAACATGATATTTCTCTTTCATAAGTGTCAAATACtggttcaaaattttgttctCTAATTGATTCTTAGAAGAATTATAGACAGTATTGTAATCACAACTTACTGAGGAGACTATGACGTTGTCAAAACTTGAAAGACTTTTCTGGTGACTTCATCTTCTCTTCTAACACTGTACAATTATTTCTTAGAGCAATATTTCGCCCACTTATCATCAGTTTTGTAATCATTATAAggttttaatgtttatatgTTTAGTACAGCTCTAATGATATAAACTATTATTATACTCTCTACTGTTTTCTCGTAAAGTggataaaatacttgtcatcaATTCTTTGATACATactccattttttattttatagtttAAATTAGTGTGATACCCCATCCCACATGATATGAATGTAATTGTTAAGACTTATATAAGGGTCTAAATCAATAACTAACGACTTGAACTTAAGTTTTTGACAGTCACATAATTTAGGTTCGAAAAATTGTTTAGCCAATGGTACTTAGAACTGAATCATTATAATTGGTATTAAAGCATGTGTCATCTCAGTGATTGTGATATATGGCCTTGATGAGGATATCAAGGATTTGCGTGGGCGGGGTGTGATACCTCTATCTCATATCGAATACAAATGTGATTGTTAAGATTTATATAAGCATTTAAGTTAATCACTACTAATGACTTGACTTTAAGTTTTTTTCTAACCACACATgatttataattgaaaagtTGTTGGGTCAATGGTGTTTGGATCCGAATTATTACAATTAGAGAGTTTAACTCATAGCCTCCTTGACTTGAGAAAAGTTGAAAGTTAAGATTATGCTTACTTTATTTGAGCAATATTGAGTGCTCCTTAAGTATACGAACTtcaatttcttatttttggctTCTTTATGaagttggattttttttttcttattctatggtacaattattataaatggttttatatttatcatataatcaaatttataaaatttattaataagtcAATATCTTATCTCGTATTTCTATTTGCTTAAAAAAGTTATGCTTTTGAAACTATAGAGTAATTTGGTGTATTTTGAAGTACTATCTGCCTTTAGTTTGCATAAAAAGGTTATGTAGATTTACAAATTAGATAACTGTAGATAGTTGATTTTGGTCACTATCTATTCTCTAAAGAATCGTTTTACAACGTAATGTTGTACAGAGAATCATGAGAACAACTCGAGTAAGTGAAGTACTATTTCATGCAAAACAACTAGAATAAGTGAAGTACTATTTCATGCAGAACAAGTAGAATAAGTGGAGTATTACTCCATGTGGAACAACTAATACTATTAGAACAACCACTTTACATAGTAGTGAAGGCAGCCCATCATAAGTGACAGGGTTCATGGGTTACTTTCATATTTGGATGTTTTGGAGAGTTTGGTTTGGTGGCTCAAATATGGAGGTATTTAAGAGGTTTTCCTTTTAACATTTTCCTGAAGTACGAGTGTTTCTCCCCCTTACCTTGTTCTCATGTACTTGTTCACGTAcacttttttctcttaacttGTTCTCATATAGCTTTTCATGTATACCTGTTTTCTATTATCTTCTACCCGAGAACAAGTTTTATTACATCCAATTACTTCAATGGTAACTCACATTATATGCCATAAAATCACCACCTTAATATCCACATAATGTGTTACAATAACGGTTACTCGTATTAAAACTCTTCATAATAATGTTATTCATTAGGCGCATTAAAGCTTATTCTTGAGTAACCGCATTGTTTGACACTATATATAGAGCCTCATAATTCCTTTAGAAGGGTTTTTTCTCTCCCTCAGAGAGCTAATACATTCTCCTTCAAAGCTTTTCTCTTTAATTCTCTTCTTATTCTCTTTCACTTACCACAACATTTAGTACAATCTTCTTCTCCTTTGCCTTTGGCGCAtccttttacttgtttgcaacaCTTCCTCTTCTTATCATAAAAACCCTTTTTACATTTTGACGACTCCACTAAGGAGGAGTGGTTGCAGTAAGTAAAACCCTTACTACCACAACTTTGCATTACCGGAAGAGATGGATAGATCTTTTGGCAACCAAGATGCACTTATTCCTACATACATCCAAGAGTTGATGACAATGATCGAAGCTTCTCAAGAGAGAATGTAAACTTTGGAAGACAACAATAGATGGATGTTGGAGACCATATCTCAACTTGCATCCTCCATTGCCACCACTTCTCAAGCTTAACATGTACACCTTAATGGTGATGAGGATGCACCTGATGGATCCATTCCCCCAATTGCAAACACAAATGGGAATGGACGAAATGGAGAAAGTACAGTCGATGTAGTAGTTATTGTAAGCCTCAATCTTATCAACTCCATTACTATAGTTACACCAACAATTGCCTCTACTGTAATGATCCCACCAGTCATTATTCAACGCTTTGTGACAATTAAAAAGTTCCAAAAGTTACTagatcaaaaaaataaaagctttttctttttggaattCGATCTTAAGTTTCCTTATCTAACAAGTGTAGCTACAGAACAATATCCTAAAGATTACATTAACCCCAAGTTCAAGCAATTTAATGGAAAAATTGAAGACGCATGGGAACATGtcataaaattcataataaaaggGTGTTAGACATACAAGAATCTCATGATGAAATGGAGTTGGTAAAGGTTTGCATTCAAAGGATGTTCAACAAGTATAGGCTACATTTAAAGAATTTACCTCTTCCAATATTTGCAACTTTGGTAGAAGCTACAGAAGAATCAGTAATATGGTTCTTAAACAAAAAGGAGCTACTCGTTTCGATAGAAGGAATACCCTAACAGTGAATGTTATTCAAGGAGGAggcaaagaaagaagaggTCCTTTACAATCAAATTTATGTCCTGAAAGGGATGGTTTAACGAAAAGGCCATACAAGGAAAACGTTTCTTCTCTACCATTCTTAGTTCCATTATATGGAGTAAAAGCACTTTTTCATGAATGGATTAAGGATGGACAGGTGAACTTGCCTTATGTTACATAACCAccaacaataaaagaaaagtctaACCCAAGGTATTGTGATTATCATCAAATAGTTAGTCATTCACTTCTTGAATGTAGAGACTTGCGTAGAATAGTCGACAAAAAGAAGCAAGCAGGAGAGTTATTGATTGAGAACAACAGGGTCTAGAACAATCCACTTTTTGCTCATGTATGATACTTGTATGACTTTGACTTTTCATTACTTTATTTGACatttggaaagaaaagaaa from Theobroma cacao cultivar B97-61/B2 chromosome 9, Criollo_cocoa_genome_V2, whole genome shotgun sequence harbors:
- the LOC18589685 gene encoding putative E3 ubiquitin-protein ligase LIN produces the protein MASSLEELLAEEGFGGRRSVTRSRSSIRSEAVSKTDSPFSNRVKTERTRSDISRYNLRGELSRSDGTTGRRPRDYLVRREKLNGELKKENKERLEGRGSSDRQEDRWLNINSSEEFQENEIVEVGVEENGRVNDVFLNEVHSLGRRDKRHNNGFNKPLLGRRSYSDNHRNSVKQRETASDKANRGSQNSKSFKDGTQPQKHDDLEPTVSHPALDEVAVQAIVSILSGYIKRFLQNEEFRTALRHSCFSFLSFTGLEDQNNESKVIFNLEQAIEMVEKAVADSVSPKELKKASLQLSVITGLNSNDLKDGFTCGVPNAMLSACAHLYLSVIYKLQKKDRVSAKHILQVFCDSPFQARTNLLPELWDYLFFPHLSHLKAWYNQEADSLSDAVNSERKLKLLEKVYIDILDSSTYQLAVYYKDWLTEGVEAPSFPSIHIPSVSAGKFQQDDSLAHSPQLASPAGPFSPQPMVSKKFYDAVFGRSIKPGLEEAEDNVEPHNCETCRRSSDGDTVDVKQTLTCSSEAIKHPYQDNGEASSKSPQDDASFSLLAQDDASFLEDGTSSTAEKDWRLPGLSMQKEKDIHCTNNRSKADNIWQTTAQDFDVLHAPVLLIANELMLKRLAKSAFEPQQTECKVDVTLKGLPNPSEELIHNTLENPTKVRSSFEELHESSRFFDEESLLSSIPQDFICPLTGKLFEDPVTLETGQTFERVAIKEWFNQGNRTCPVTGKTLECLSVPLTNFILKRVIDSWKSENCRHTLALAFLIVGNSREPGSPSRGERTTFILQQLLTTLGTEERIMNTKHLISLGGLPFLIQRFESGNLEEKTRVAALLSCCIEADSSCRYHIARDINKQCLVELICSKQDKSRGNAVLLLTELICLSRRKDVPLLLSELKNEEIVNTMHALHVYLQSSPPVQRPLVATLLLNIDHLVEPRKYSLYRQEALDVITEALDNSLIDEEVREKCCRALLILGGRFSLSGKLLTEGWILKLAGFNDGCEVNSIDKEEDLDVDDTILLEDEECANEDWLRNLSVSLVGSGEKSFLKAISKCLSSGNLDLVTACLTTVVWLTSALSSLTDAEVRLSTFCTLISQLKQILENGAQVEHKVLASMSLLNFSKISECRGLLMTIIEEIAIPLRSLADVTWTAKQLYGITCGTDL